CCAGATATGCCGCCGCCGCATTGATGGCGGTCTTGTCCTCCAGCTTCCCCAAAAGGCCGAAGAGTACCCCGGCGGCGCCGGAGAGAAGCTTGCTCTGAAGCGTGGCCAGCACACTTCCCTGTAGGATATTCCCAGGCTCCGCGGCGCTGAGGACTTCCTCATGGGTCAGCATGCTGCCCTCCCGGGAAAGGGTTCTCCCCAAAATGAAGTCCGCGGACACATGGTAGTAGTCGCAGGCCCTCACCACAAAGCTCAGCCCCGGCTCCCGCACGCCGTTTTCATAGTGGCTCAGCAGCGCCTGGGACACCCCCAGATCCCCGGCGGCTGTGCGCTGAGACACCCCCCGCTCCCGCCGCAGCAGGGCCAGTGTCCTGGAAAATTCAGAAGCCATCGTCATCCGCTCTCCTTATTTGATCTAAAAAATACGTACCGTATAGTTTAGCAGGAAAGCTACCGTTTGTAAATGAATTTTTTGAAATCAATAAGGGACGCGCAAAAGCGCGTCCCCACAAAGCAAGCCGGTCTGTGACCGCCCCGCTTATTGATAACGATACTGCATTCCCGTATATTGGTCCACGCAGCTGAGAAACAGCTCCCGGCTGCGGAATTCCAGCAGCTTGCAGCCCTCCTCCTCATGAAAGGATACAATGCGCCGGCTGGTATCCACCCAGACGCGCCACAGATTTTCACTTGCAACCGCTTTTTCCATCGGAAGGCTCCTTTCACACAACACTGGCTCGTTCCCTATTAATAAGACGATTTTGAAGGCGGTTTTGTTTCACCGGCAGCTAAATTTTTTTTAATTTCCTCCTCCAATAACCGCCGAGGACACATCCTCCAGAAACTGTTCCCAGGCCTCTGGGTCCTCCACAAAATATTTGGGGCAGACTTTTCCGGACACGTCATAGTGGCGGATCACATCCTTCTCCGGCTTCAGCCGGAACTCCCGGCAGAGCCAAGCGGTCAGCTCCACCACCCGGTCATAGGTGACAGCGGAAAATTTCCCGGTCTCGTCCGGATGGCAAACCTCAATGGCCACTGTGTCGCTGTTGCGGGTATTGGAGGCATAGGAGATCTCCGTCAGGGGAATGCACTGGAGCACCTCGCCCTCCAGCCCCACGATGAAGTGGCTGCTGGCATAGATCCCCTCCTCCCCGGAGGAGAGAGAGGCAAAGTAGTTGCGGTTTGCCTGGGCCGTTGTGTCGGGATTGCCCACATAGTGAATCACAACGGCGTCGATCTTCTCCAGCGCTGTGCCGGGGCGGGACCACTCGTTCACCGGCAGAAGGTCCTGTACCACGTATTCCGGCACCGCCACGCCGTCTCCGGGCAGACGGTGATCCAGGACCTGGGATAAAAGCACGCCCAGAGCCGCCAGTGCTGCCGCCGCGCACACCAGCGGGAGACCGCTTTTCCTGCGCCGCCGGGGTCTTCTCCGGCGGCGCGGCGCTTCATATTCCGGCATTTCCATGCTCAGCCGGCCTCCGCACCCACCACAGGGACTTCATAGGTGTACGTCACTTCCTCCGATACTCTACCCGCGGAGACAGCGGACCCATAGACGGCCTCTGTCGCGGCAGTCTCCGTCTCATAATTCTCAGGGTAAAGCTCCCGATAGGTCAGAAGATCGCTCTGGCTGATCAGTCCCAGCTCCTGGAGACAGGCCACCGTTTCCGTCATCTCAGGCCGCAGCACAACATTAATCCAATCCGTGCCGCGCCAATCCTCGCCAGAGCCGCTAAAGCGCAGATCCAGCTGAACAGCCAGCTCCTGTCCCTGGCCTGCGGCGAACCAGTCATAGGTCCCCCAGTTTCCAGCGGCCATATCCCGGCCCACCGCCTCCAGAATCGCGGCGGCCTCCCGGTCGCTCAGGTCATAGCCCATGGCGGTTTTCTCCACATACAGGTTTCCGCCCTCCACCTGATAATGGCTGTCGTCCAGGTGCAGCCGCTTGGCCTTCATCTCCGTGCTGTTCACCAGCTGGTCCAACAGGGCGTCATAGGTATCCCGGGCAGCCATCCGTTCCCTGGTCAGGGGCAGAGAATAATACCGATCCACGGCGCTCCCGCCCTGGTGATAGGAAATCCAAAGCCTTGTCCACTCATAGTCCCCTGCGGGAACCGCCGGAATCAAGCCGTTTGTCTCCTTGTCACGGATATATGCCTCGTCGGCAATCACAGCCTGATGGAGCGCCCGCACCTGCTCCAGCAGCGCCGCGTCCTCCTCCGGGTAAAGCGTATAGCTGTTGCCGGCCACGTCTATTTCCACAGATCGGACCTCGCTGGTCTCCGGCACCCTGGCGGCAATTCCAAACACGTCAAAGTGCAGCGCGCAGCACACAGCCACGCAGCCAAGGACCACCGCGCCCAGGCCAATCCAGCTTCTCCGGAACACCCGTAGGGATTTACTCAGCAGCATGGAGGCGCCATAGTACCCAATGACGCCCGCCACCACCAGGCACACGGTCATGGGCAGCAGGTCGTAATAGCTGCCGCTCTGGAAGCTGTACCAGAACAGCTCATAGAGCAGCTGTCCGCCCAGCAGCGCGCTGAGTGCCGCTACACCATACCGGAATACCGGCCGCAGCCAGCCCACCGCCACCACGTCTCCGGCGGATTCGCTGCGGCGCCGGCGGTACATCATGTAAGCAAGGCCCAGAAGCACCATTCCCACCAGGGCATAGACACCGATCATCCAGATGCCGTCCAGGTGGACCGCGGTCAGAACCGATTCCTGATATGTATAGGTTCCCTCATATCTTTGAATCTCGCTGTAGGTTCTATCCACACCCACGCGGCTCATCAGCGCAACGGTAGGCGAAAGCCTTTCGGCAACTCCCGTGTAGCTGCTGTTAAACCCAAAAATAAACCCTTGGGCAAAGGTAGAGATCAGCCAGTCCAGCAGAACCGCCAGAAAATGCAGCAGGAAATACAACACCGGAAGCGCAAAGATATTTCCCGTAATAAACGCCACAAAGGTGGCGCTGGCAAAGTAGAAAAAGCTCTCACCGATCACCACGAGAATCGTCGTCAGCAGGCTCCCAATGTCAAAGCAGCCATACCCCAGGGATATCGCCACACACAGCGCGCCGGTAACGGCATAGGGCAGCAGCATCATCGCCATGCCGGAGAGGAAGTTTGTGACAAACAGCCCCTCTCTCCGGATCGGCAGCGTGTGCATCAGGCTCACGCTCCTGGCGCTGTACAGGTAGCTCCACACCACCATGGCGCAGAGGATGGCATATCCCAAAGAGACCACCGGCAGCGCGCCCGCCACCACAGAATAGTACATGTTAGAAAACTCTGCCGCAGAGGGAACCGCCCGCGGCCCGCGGCGAATAAAGTCCAGCAGCAGCGCCAGGGGAAACAGCACGCCCACAAAGGACGCCAACCCCCACAGCGGCCAGAATCGGGTCAGATTCTTGCGCAGCAGCGTGGGATTAAAGCACGATATCCTTGACTGCATAATCCGCACCTCCCAATTCATAGATAAAAATCTCCTCCAGCGTCAGGGGAACCGCGTCCACCAGCATGGGGTCATAAACAGCCAGCCGCGCCGTGGCCTCCTCCGCGTTCATGCGCATAATCAACGTGTGAATGCGCCCCACCCGGCTGGCGTGGAGCACCGGCAGCTCCTGGGGCACCTCGCTGACGCCGTCCCTGAAAACCACCTGGAGCTTCACCATGTTGTCCTGAAGCTGTTCCAGGCTCCGCTCCAGCAGCACCTTGCCGTGGTCCATAATCCCCACGTGATCGCACACATCCTCCAGCTCCCGCAGGTTGTGGGAGCTGACCAGCACCGTGGTGCCGCGCTGGGCGACATCGCCCATCACCAGGGACCACACCTGCCGCCGCATCACCGGGTCCAGCCCGTCCACGGGCTCATCCAGGATCAGATAGTCCGGCATGCAGGAGAGGGCCAGCCAGAACGCCACCTGCTTCTGCATGCCCTTGCTGAGGCGGCGGATGGTCTTTTTCTCATCAATGGCAAACACCGCCTTGAGCTTTTCATAGCGCTCTGTGGAGAAGGTGGGATAAAAGCCCCGGTAAAAGCGCATCATATCCCGGACCGTAGCCTGCAGGAAATAATACCAGTCGTCCGGAATCGCGGCAATCCGGGCCTTAAGCGCCGCGTTTTCCCAGACCTCCTTCCCGCTGATCAGGACCTGGCCGCTGTCCTGGCGGTAAATGCCGGTGAGGTGGCGGATCAGGGTGGATTTTCCCGCCCCGTTGGGGCCCACCAGCCCATACACACTGCCTGCCGGAACAGACAGCGACGCTCCGTCCAATGCCGCAAAACCGTCAAAGGTCTTGACGATCTCTCTCATTTCAATCATATCCGCTCCTCCTGTCTCGTTGTACCGCAGGACCCTATGGCAGTCTCCGCAGCTGCGGAGACTGCCCCGCCTGCAGGCGGGCGAAGTGCTTCCTCCTCGATCAGGTCCAGCAGCTCCTGCCGGCTGACGCCCAGATATCGGAGTTCCGCCAGAATCTCCCGCACCTTGTTCAAAAGCTCCCGCTTGCGGTTTTCATCCGCGCCCGCGTTGGCGGCGGCAAAGCTGCCCTTGCCGGGGATGGAGTAGATATACCCCTCCCCCTCTAATTCGTTATAAGCGCGCTGAATGGTATTGGGATTGATGGACAGCTGGGTTGCCAGAGCCCGCACAGACGGCAGCCGCTCATCTGCCGCCAGCCCTCCGGTTACGATCAGCTTTTTCAGCCCGTCCTTGATCTGTTCATAGATAGGCCGGGAGTCCCGATAGTTCAGGCTGATCATTGCGTCACCTTCCTTTTGGCTGTATTAACTGTACTAATACAGTTAATGTAACACCTTCATTTTCTCCTGTCAAGAGAATTTTTTAAATTTCCTGTCCGGAAGATTCGCAAAAATCCGTATTTTCCTCTTTACATCTGGAAAACCTTGTGATATAGTTTTTTAGCATGCAATGCAGCAGCCCAGGACTTCGTTTCGCGGACTTTCACCGGCCCGAGGCGCAGTCCTGCGGGAATGATGAAAGAAAGGTGGAATCCCCCATGCTGAGAAAAGAGCAGAAAACCGCGATCATTGACGCCAACCGCACCCATGAAAACGACACCGGCTCTCCCGAGGTCCAGATTGCCATCCTGACGGAGCGCATCAATGTGCTCACCGAGCACATGCGCGCAAACCCCCAGGACAAGCACTCCAACCGCGGCCTTTTGAAGATGGTCGGTAAGCGCCGGAACCTGCTGGACTACCTCCAGAAGAAGGACATTGAGCGCTACCGCGCCCTGATTGCCAAGCTGGGCATCCGTAAGTAAGATGGAGAAAAGGGTGGTGCGGATGAGCGCGCCGCCCTTTCTTTCATAAATATCCCCCGCCCACGGGAGCCATTTCAAGCCTTTAGCAGTTGAAAAAGCGCCTTCCCAGGAACAGCGCCGCGGAGGCTGTGAAGACCTTTTTTCAAGTGCTAAATGGTTTGGCTCTTGTGGAACTATCCAAACTAGAAAAGGAGATTTCCATGTCAACCATCATCACAAAAAGACAGTTCCCCAACTACCGCAAGTACGAGATGGAGCTGGCCGGACGCCCCCTGTTTTTAGAGGTGGGCAAGCTGGCGGAGCTGGCCAACGCCGCCGTCATGGTGGGCTACGGCGACACCCGGGTTCTGGTGTGCGCCACCGCCTCTCCCCGTCCCCGGGACGGCATCGACTTCTTCCCTCTGAGCGTGGACTTTGAGGAGAAGATGTATGCTGTGGGCCGCATCCCCGGCTCCTTCAACCGCAGGGAGGGCCGTCCCGGCGAAAAGGGCATCCTGACCAGCCGCGTCATCGACCGCCCCATCCGCCCCCTCTTCCCCTATGACTTCCGCAACGACGTCTCCATCATGGCCACTGTCATGAGCGTGGACCACGACTGCTCCCCCGAGATCGCCGCCCTGATCGGCACCTCCGCCGCCCTGGCCATCTCCGACATCCCCTGGAACGGCCCCGTGGGCGCTTTGAAGGTGGGCCTTGTGGACGGCAAACTGGTCCTGAACCCCGACGCCGAGCAGCGCAAGGTCTCCGATCTGGACGTGACCGTGGTCTCCACCGGCAAGAAGGTGGTCATGATCGAGGCCGGCGCCAACGAGGTGGACAACGACACCATGTTCAACGCCATCCAGCTGGCCCATGAGGAGAACCAGAAGCAGATCGCTCTGATCAACCAGATGGTTAGTGAGATCGGCAAGCCCAAGTTCGACTACCCCCACGCCGACTTTGACCAGGCCCTCTTCGACCGCATCGTGGCCGACTTTATGGACGAGGCCAAGGCCGCCATGGACACCGACGACAAGAACATCCGGGAGTCCCGCTGGAACGCCATGATCGAGAAGTGGCACGAGGCCTACCTGGAGGAGTTCCCCAACATGGACCAGTACCTGGACGAGATCACCTACAAGTTCCAGAAGAAGATCGTCAAGGCCTGGCTGCTGGAGGGCCACCGGGTGGACGGCCGCGCCAAGAACGAGATCCGACCCTTGGGCGCTGAGGTGGGCGTGCTGCCCCGGGTCCACGGCTCCGGCCTCTTCACCCGCGGCCAGACCCAGGTCCTCTCCGCCTGCACCCTGGACACCCTCTCCGCCAACCAGAAGCTGGACACCATCTGGGAGGAGACGGAGAAGCGCTATATGCACCACTACAACTTCCCCGGCTACTCCGTGGGCGAGGCCAAGCCTGCCCGCTCGCCGGGGCGGCGTGAGATCGGCCACGGCGCGCTGGCCGAGCGGGCCCTGCTGCCCGTGATCCCCTCTGTGGAGGAGTTCCCCTACGCCATCCGCGTGGTCTCTGAGGTGGTCTCCTCCAACGGCTCCACCTCCCAGGGCTCCATCTGCGGCTCCACCCTGGCGCTGATGGACGCCGGCGTGCCCATCAAGGCCCCTGTGGCCGGCATCTCCTGCGGCCTCATCCAGGACGACGACGGCGCCTTCACCACCTTCATCGACATCCAGGGTGTGGAGGACTTCCACGGCGAGATGGACTTCAAGGTGGCCGGCACCAAGAAGGGCATCACCGCCATCCAGATGGACCTGAAGAACGACGGCCTCACCATGGCCATCATCCGGGAGGCCCTGGACACCACCTACGACGCCCGCTGCGAGATCCTGGATCAGATCATGCTGCCGGTCATCGCCGAGCCCCGCAAGGAGGTCAGCCGCTACGCCCCCAAGATGATCACCATGCACATTGATCCCGACAAGATCCGGGACGTCATCGGCAAGGGCGGCAGCGTGATCCAGAAGATCGTGGCCGACACCGGCGCCAAGATCGACATCAACGACGACGGCTCCATCTTCATCGCCTCTGCCGACGCCGCCGGCTGCGACGCCGCCAAGAAGTGCATTGACGACATCGTGTTCGTCCCCGAGATCGGCAAGCTCTACTATGGCCGCGTGGTGCGCCTGATGACCTTCGGCGCCTTTGTGGAGCTGGCTCCCGGCAAGGACGGTCTGGTTCACATCTCCAAGCTGGCCGACCACCGGATCGAGAAGGTGGAGGATGCCTGCAAGATCGGCGACATGATGTGGGTGAAGGTCACAGACATCGACGAAAAGGGCCGGGTAAACCTCTCCCACAAGGACGCCATGAAGGAAATTGCGGCCAAGGAGGCCGCCGGCGAGCGGATTAAGTAACTCCCGCCTTTTATAGAAGCAAGGGAGTCGGAGGCCCGCAGAGGCCTCCGGCTCCCTTTTCTCCTTGCGGAAATTTCACCTAACGTGAAAAAAGAATCCGGCGGAATCGCTTCCGCCGGATTTTTACACTTATTCAGCTGGAGTCTCAGCCTGCTCAGCCTGGGCGGCGCGATACAGGAAGGTCGCAATCTGGCCCCGGGTACAGGTGGCCTCCGGACCGAAGGTCGTTTCAGTGGTGCCGTTGGTAATCCCCTGGGCAACGGCCCAGACCACCGCCTGTGCATACGGTGCATCCTCTGCCACATCTGTAAAGGCAGCGCTGGTCTCCACCTCCGGAGAACCGGCAATTTTCCAGAGATATGTCACCGCATCCGCGCGGGTACAGCCGGAGTGAATGTCCTCGTTGCCCAGCAAATTCTCTGCGACTGCCCAGCGGGTGGCGTACAGTGTCTCCTTGGCAGCCTCATCGCCTGCATCCGGACTGCCTTCCGCACGCCACAGGAAGGTCAGAATATGAATGTGGGAGCAGGTGGTTCCCGGCCGGAAAGTCCCGTCCTCATAGCCTTGGGTGATTCCCTGTTCCACCGCCCACAAAATGGCATCATGATAGGGAGAGGTCTCCGCCACGTCCGTAAAGGGATTGACGGGCTTCTCGGGCTCCACGGGAGTCTCCTCCTCACCAGCAGGCAGAGCGTTGTAGGTGGCGCCCTCGGCCACCACCACGGCCTCCTCGGCGTCGCTGACCAGCTTGCCGGTCTTGGCCTCAGAGTTGTCCACAATAGTCAGGGTGTAGCCCTCCTGGACCTCAAAGACGGCGGAATCCTTGGCGCCGGTCAGGGTATAGCCGTTCAGGTCCACAGTCACATTGTGAGAGGCCACCGTCACAGTCTTGTCATCAACCTTGCTCTCACCCAGTACCACAGCGGCAGTCAGAGCCACGTCGCCGCTCAGCGCCACGGTTACGGGCTTGTCCTCTTTTTCGGACAAAATTGCATCCAACACGGTCTCATAGGCCTTGTCACCTACCGTGACCTTCTCTTCCGCCGCCGCAGCAGGCACCGTCAGTCCCAGGCACAGAACCAGGACCAGCAACCAAGATGTAATCTGCTTTTTCATCGTCTTTTCTCCTTTTGTCTCAATCGTGGCCCCGTCCGGCTGAAACGCCTTCCAGGTCCCCTTCTCCACCGGGCTTGAAAATTTGAGCTTCCCCACCTATAATGAGGGAGACATCCGGTGAATATCAGGGTAATTTTAGCGAATTTCCCTTATGATTACAAGAGTATTCTGCATGCGCCTGTGGCGGCGGCTGCCAATCTCTGACAGTTACCGCCCCCGTCGCGGCACTGGCAAAAAGGGTATTACCCTTGGGCGGCAAGACTCCCATTGTCCTGAGCCCCGGACCCGCTGTTCGATGCAGCAGGCTGTCATCTTGGCATTTTATCAATTAATTTTAACGGTTTCTTAACGCAAGGCTTTCTGTTTGATCAGTCGGCCTGCTCTTAAAGTAAGGAGGGGTTCCCATGAGGATTCGTTCCTGCGGCCCGGCAGACCTGCCGGTGCTCCTGGAAATATTTTATCAATCTGTTCATCTGGCCTGCACCGGCGAGTACACCCCTGCCCAGCTGGATGCCTGGGCGCCGGCTGAACCGGATTTCGCCTCCTGGGGAGACAGCCTGCGCCGGGAAATCTTTCTGACTGCTGAAGAAAACGGCTCCCTGTTGGGTTTTGCCGCTTTGGAAGAGGATTATCTGGATTTGTTGTATGTCCGGCCGGATCACCTGCGCCGCGGGATTGCCTCTGCATTGTGCGGCGCGCTGGAACACCGCTGCCCGGAAACACGCATCTATGTCCACGCCTCCAAGACCGCCCGCCCCTTCTTTGAGGCCCGGGGTTACCGGGTTGTGCGGCCGCAGCAGGTGGAGCGCCGGGGGCAGGTGCTGACGAATTTTGCCATGGAAAAGGAGTTGATTGGATGGACGTGATCGCCGCAATTGCAACCGGCGGCGCCCCCACCGCCATCGGGATTGTCCGGGTCTCCGGGCCGGGGTGTTTTTCCCTGTGCGGCCGGGTGTTCCGCGCCGCCAATGGACGAACACTGGAGGAACAGGAGCCCCGGCGCATGGTGCTGGGGGATGTGCTGGACGAGCAGGGCCGCCGCTTGGACCAGGGGCTGGCCGTGTGTTTCCCCGGCCCCGGCAGCTTTACCGGCGAGGACTGCGCCGAGTTTCACTGCCATGGCTCCCCGGTGGTGCTGCGGGAGCTGCTCTGCGCCCTCTTTGCCGCCGGCGCGCGGCAGGCTCGGGCTGGAGAATTTACCAGGCGGGCCTTTTTAAACGGGCGGCTGGACCTGACGGAGGCGGAGGCCGTCATCGACCTGATTGACGCCCAGACCGCTACCGCGGCCCGCAATGCCGCCGCCCAGCTGGAGGGCGGTCTCCGCCGGGTGCTGGAACCCATCCAGGAGTCCCTGCTGGAGATTACCTCCCGGTTTTACGCGGTGGTGGACTATCCGGACGAGGACATCGAGGACATTCACCCCGAGGAGATCTCCACCGCCCTTCAAAGCGCTGGCGCCGCCCTGGACCGCCTGCTGGACGGCTGCCGGCGGGGCCGGGTTTTGAAATCCGGCGTACGCGCCGCCATTATTGGCCGCCCCAACGCGGGAAAGAGCTCCCTGCTCAATGCCCTGGCAGGCTGCGACCGGGCGATTGTCACCGACATCCCTGGCACCACCCGGGACACAGTGGAGGAATCCGTCCTCTGCGGCGGAGTACTGCTGCGGCTGGCGGACACCGCCGGCATTCATGACACCCAGGACCCGGTGGAGCGTCTGGGTGTGGACCGCAGCCGCCGGGCGATGGCTGCCGCCGACCTGGTGCTGGCCGTGGTGG
This genomic window from Pusillibacter faecalis contains:
- a CDS encoding helix-turn-helix domain-containing protein encodes the protein MASEFSRTLALLRRERGVSQRTAAGDLGVSQALLSHYENGVREPGLSFVVRACDYYHVSADFILGRTLSREGSMLTHEEVLSAAEPGNILQGSVLATLQSKLLSGAAGVLFGLLGKLEDKTAINAAAAYLGSAVYQLYRHLYRCAGANEKYFSLGADTCLLGAADADMKLSELRYARALRGQTEEQFPDLSPEALAAAYPGRNQSLTQVLSTADARLSGMTEKA
- a CDS encoding S-layer homology domain-containing protein: MKKQITSWLLVLVLCLGLTVPAAAAEEKVTVGDKAYETVLDAILSEKEDKPVTVALSGDVALTAAVVLGESKVDDKTVTVASHNVTVDLNGYTLTGAKDSAVFEVQEGYTLTIVDNSEAKTGKLVSDAEEAVVVAEGATYNALPAGEEETPVEPEKPVNPFTDVAETSPYHDAILWAVEQGITQGYEDGTFRPGTTCSHIHILTFLWRAEGSPDAGDEAAKETLYATRWAVAENLLGNEDIHSGCTRADAVTYLWKIAGSPEVETSAAFTDVAEDAPYAQAVVWAVAQGITNGTTETTFGPEATCTRGQIATFLYRAAQAEQAETPAE
- a CDS encoding ABC transporter permease, whose translation is MQSRISCFNPTLLRKNLTRFWPLWGLASFVGVLFPLALLLDFIRRGPRAVPSAAEFSNMYYSVVAGALPVVSLGYAILCAMVVWSYLYSARSVSLMHTLPIRREGLFVTNFLSGMAMMLLPYAVTGALCVAISLGYGCFDIGSLLTTILVVIGESFFYFASATFVAFITGNIFALPVLYFLLHFLAVLLDWLISTFAQGFIFGFNSSYTGVAERLSPTVALMSRVGVDRTYSEIQRYEGTYTYQESVLTAVHLDGIWMIGVYALVGMVLLGLAYMMYRRRRSESAGDVVAVGWLRPVFRYGVAALSALLGGQLLYELFWYSFQSGSYYDLLPMTVCLVVAGVIGYYGASMLLSKSLRVFRRSWIGLGAVVLGCVAVCCALHFDVFGIAARVPETSEVRSVEIDVAGNSYTLYPEEDAALLEQVRALHQAVIADEAYIRDKETNGLIPAVPAGDYEWTRLWISYHQGGSAVDRYYSLPLTRERMAARDTYDALLDQLVNSTEMKAKRLHLDDSHYQVEGGNLYVEKTAMGYDLSDREAAAILEAVGRDMAAGNWGTYDWFAAGQGQELAVQLDLRFSGSGEDWRGTDWINVVLRPEMTETVACLQELGLISQSDLLTYRELYPENYETETAATEAVYGSAVSAGRVSEEVTYTYEVPVVGAEAG
- a CDS encoding peptidoglycan recognition protein family protein, with amino-acid sequence MEMPEYEAPRRRRRPRRRRKSGLPLVCAAAALAALGVLLSQVLDHRLPGDGVAVPEYVVQDLLPVNEWSRPGTALEKIDAVVIHYVGNPDTTAQANRNYFASLSSGEEGIYASSHFIVGLEGEVLQCIPLTEISYASNTRNSDTVAIEVCHPDETGKFSAVTYDRVVELTAWLCREFRLKPEKDVIRHYDVSGKVCPKYFVEDPEAWEQFLEDVSSAVIGGGN
- a CDS encoding GNAT family N-acetyltransferase, producing MRIRSCGPADLPVLLEIFYQSVHLACTGEYTPAQLDAWAPAEPDFASWGDSLRREIFLTAEENGSLLGFAALEEDYLDLLYVRPDHLRRGIASALCGALEHRCPETRIYVHASKTARPFFEARGYRVVRPQQVERRGQVLTNFAMEKELIGWT
- a CDS encoding GntR family transcriptional regulator, whose product is MISLNYRDSRPIYEQIKDGLKKLIVTGGLAADERLPSVRALATQLSINPNTIQRAYNELEGEGYIYSIPGKGSFAAANAGADENRKRELLNKVREILAELRYLGVSRQELLDLIEEEALRPPAGGAVSAAAETAIGSCGTTRQEERI
- the mnmE gene encoding tRNA uridine-5-carboxymethylaminomethyl(34) synthesis GTPase MnmE is translated as MDVIAAIATGGAPTAIGIVRVSGPGCFSLCGRVFRAANGRTLEEQEPRRMVLGDVLDEQGRRLDQGLAVCFPGPGSFTGEDCAEFHCHGSPVVLRELLCALFAAGARQARAGEFTRRAFLNGRLDLTEAEAVIDLIDAQTATAARNAAAQLEGGLRRVLEPIQESLLEITSRFYAVVDYPDEDIEDIHPEEISTALQSAGAALDRLLDGCRRGRVLKSGVRAAIIGRPNAGKSSLLNALAGCDRAIVTDIPGTTRDTVEESVLCGGVLLRLADTAGIHDTQDPVERLGVDRSRRAMAAADLVLAVVDGSDTTKEDTRLMAEVSRCESPWILIFSKKDLCPGPACVTAMDSTGAPMAPPASVVALSSVTGEGLSDLENAVAALFPAGDPGEAGSLLTDQRQEEAAGRARAAVGRAMAALAGGLTPDAVLTDAEEALDALGELTGRTAREEIVSRIFSRFCVGK
- a CDS encoding ABC transporter ATP-binding protein translates to MIEMREIVKTFDGFAALDGASLSVPAGSVYGLVGPNGAGKSTLIRHLTGIYRQDSGQVLISGKEVWENAALKARIAAIPDDWYYFLQATVRDMMRFYRGFYPTFSTERYEKLKAVFAIDEKKTIRRLSKGMQKQVAFWLALSCMPDYLILDEPVDGLDPVMRRQVWSLVMGDVAQRGTTVLVSSHNLRELEDVCDHVGIMDHGKVLLERSLEQLQDNMVKLQVVFRDGVSEVPQELPVLHASRVGRIHTLIMRMNAEEATARLAVYDPMLVDAVPLTLEEIFIYELGGADYAVKDIVL
- a CDS encoding polyribonucleotide nucleotidyltransferase; amino-acid sequence: MSTIITKRQFPNYRKYEMELAGRPLFLEVGKLAELANAAVMVGYGDTRVLVCATASPRPRDGIDFFPLSVDFEEKMYAVGRIPGSFNRREGRPGEKGILTSRVIDRPIRPLFPYDFRNDVSIMATVMSVDHDCSPEIAALIGTSAALAISDIPWNGPVGALKVGLVDGKLVLNPDAEQRKVSDLDVTVVSTGKKVVMIEAGANEVDNDTMFNAIQLAHEENQKQIALINQMVSEIGKPKFDYPHADFDQALFDRIVADFMDEAKAAMDTDDKNIRESRWNAMIEKWHEAYLEEFPNMDQYLDEITYKFQKKIVKAWLLEGHRVDGRAKNEIRPLGAEVGVLPRVHGSGLFTRGQTQVLSACTLDTLSANQKLDTIWEETEKRYMHHYNFPGYSVGEAKPARSPGRREIGHGALAERALLPVIPSVEEFPYAIRVVSEVVSSNGSTSQGSICGSTLALMDAGVPIKAPVAGISCGLIQDDDGAFTTFIDIQGVEDFHGEMDFKVAGTKKGITAIQMDLKNDGLTMAIIREALDTTYDARCEILDQIMLPVIAEPRKEVSRYAPKMITMHIDPDKIRDVIGKGGSVIQKIVADTGAKIDINDDGSIFIASADAAGCDAAKKCIDDIVFVPEIGKLYYGRVVRLMTFGAFVELAPGKDGLVHISKLADHRIEKVEDACKIGDMMWVKVTDIDEKGRVNLSHKDAMKEIAAKEAAGERIK
- the rpsO gene encoding 30S ribosomal protein S15; the encoded protein is MLRKEQKTAIIDANRTHENDTGSPEVQIAILTERINVLTEHMRANPQDKHSNRGLLKMVGKRRNLLDYLQKKDIERYRALIAKLGIRK